A window from Peromyscus eremicus chromosome 5, PerEre_H2_v1, whole genome shotgun sequence encodes these proteins:
- the LOC131910515 gene encoding ubiquitin-like protein 5, translated as MVKVVCKDHLGMKVGGKCNTNDMIRDFKKLIVAQTGTCWRKITLKKWYMIFKSHMSLRDYEIHGRMNPEVHYQ; from the coding sequence ATGGTCAAGGTGGTTTGCAAAGACCATCTGGGAATGAAAGTCGGAGGCAAGTGCAACACCAATGACATGATCAGGGATTTTAAGAAACTGATAGTGGCCCAAACTGGCACCTGTTGGAGAAAGATCACTCTTAAAAAGTGGTACATGATTTTTAAGAGCCATATGTCTCTGAGAGATTATGAAATCCACGGTAGAATGAACCCGGAAGTTCATTACCAATAG